In a single window of the Streptacidiphilus sp. P02-A3a genome:
- a CDS encoding LacI family DNA-binding transcriptional regulator: MPGQGAEGERVPVRPRRPTMIDVAKEAGVALRTVSRVVNDDATVGEELARRVREAIARLDYQPDERARQLRSGRTGTIGAAVRNIAITHPVLREVEIAARAARLNVVAMSTDDDADRELEAVMSMCRRRMDGIIIEPIAEDHGYLQAEIDSGLAVVAFDRPAAGISVDTVLTDNRGGIVSAFEHLVRQGHRRIGYIGDDERIHTGRERATAFRDCLRGIGEPLDGLVHPGPIEPARIAAALGLLRARGVTAVVTGNALTTVEVVRQFGPDFGGTALVGFDDFPLSDLLRPGLTVVAQGDREIGRTAIELFRSRVADRARPVRTVTVPTTLIVRGSGEVQP; this comes from the coding sequence GTGCCTGGCCAAGGCGCTGAAGGCGAGCGGGTGCCGGTACGGCCGCGCAGGCCGACGATGATTGATGTCGCCAAGGAGGCGGGGGTCGCACTGCGGACCGTGTCCCGGGTGGTCAACGACGACGCGACGGTCGGTGAGGAGCTGGCGAGGCGCGTCCGTGAGGCCATAGCGCGGCTCGACTACCAGCCCGACGAGCGGGCCCGGCAGTTGCGCAGCGGTCGCACCGGCACGATCGGCGCGGCGGTACGCAACATCGCCATCACCCACCCCGTGCTGCGGGAGGTGGAGATCGCGGCCCGGGCCGCCCGGCTGAACGTGGTGGCGATGTCCACCGACGACGACGCGGACCGCGAGCTGGAGGCGGTCATGTCCATGTGCCGACGGCGGATGGACGGCATCATCATCGAGCCGATCGCCGAGGACCACGGCTACCTGCAGGCGGAGATCGACTCCGGGCTGGCGGTGGTGGCCTTCGACCGGCCCGCCGCCGGAATCTCGGTGGACACGGTGCTGACCGACAACCGGGGCGGCATCGTCTCGGCCTTCGAGCACCTGGTCCGGCAGGGGCACCGCCGGATCGGGTACATCGGCGACGACGAGCGGATCCACACCGGCCGGGAGCGGGCCACCGCCTTCCGCGACTGCCTGCGCGGCATCGGCGAGCCGCTCGACGGACTGGTCCACCCCGGGCCGATCGAACCGGCTCGGATCGCGGCTGCCCTGGGCCTCCTGCGGGCCCGCGGGGTCACCGCGGTGGTCACCGGGAACGCGCTGACCACCGTCGAGGTGGTCCGCCAGTTCGGCCCCGACTTCGGCGGCACGGCGCTGGTCGGCTTCGACGACTTCCCGCTCTCCGACCTGCTGCGCCCGGGGCTGACCGTGGTCGCCCAGGGCGACCGCGAGATCGGGCGGACCGCCATCGAGCTGTTCCGCAGCCGGGTGGCCGACCGGGCCCGGCCGGTGCGCACGGTGACCGTGCCGACCACGCTGATCGTGCGCGGCTCGGGGGAGGTCCAGCCCTGA
- a CDS encoding ABC transporter substrate-binding protein, with the protein MLRRTAAAATAAAASLLMVTACSNSSTTASASGGTTLTYMTFDSPDLTPTFWKDSIAAAQATVPGLTIKQVVTPTTDRDTYAKQLEASGQFPDLLESITPSLYTGAGLLQPYDQSWINANFLLPQGNAIKGKVYIPPTNSQIIPLVYYNKAEFAKAGVQPPTTWAQFLAVCAKLKAAGQTPIELGGNDPFAAAMPLTGAISADVLGKDPQWLRQRYADTVKFTDADVVAAATKMRTLVTDGDFEQGALNVSYAQSITNFNAGKAAMYPMGSWYLGSIPKSEWNDIGVFPWPTDDGSVVVPFAVGGSMAISARTPDLKAATAFAESWSLNPSNLKTLITGDGAFPMLKGKTLADFGVTVSPAFTQSYAYVTQPNNKVSSIGWATNDDAMPGSLTNDFYAAAQALFNTSDVRGQLAKLDQDWATATQ; encoded by the coding sequence ATGCTCAGACGAACCGCTGCCGCCGCCACTGCCGCCGCCGCCAGCCTGCTGATGGTGACCGCCTGTTCGAACTCGTCCACCACGGCCTCGGCTTCGGGCGGGACCACCCTGACCTACATGACCTTCGACTCGCCGGACCTGACGCCGACGTTCTGGAAGGACTCGATCGCCGCCGCCCAGGCGACCGTTCCCGGTCTGACGATCAAGCAGGTGGTGACCCCCACCACGGACCGCGACACCTACGCGAAGCAGCTCGAAGCCTCCGGCCAGTTCCCCGACCTGCTGGAATCGATCACCCCGTCGCTGTACACCGGCGCCGGGCTGCTCCAGCCCTACGACCAGTCCTGGATCAACGCGAACTTCCTGCTGCCGCAGGGCAACGCGATCAAGGGCAAGGTCTACATCCCGCCGACGAACTCGCAGATCATCCCGCTGGTCTACTACAACAAGGCCGAGTTCGCGAAGGCCGGGGTGCAACCGCCGACCACCTGGGCGCAGTTCCTGGCCGTGTGCGCCAAGCTGAAGGCCGCCGGGCAGACCCCGATCGAGCTCGGCGGCAACGACCCGTTCGCCGCCGCGATGCCGCTGACCGGCGCCATCAGCGCCGACGTGCTGGGCAAGGACCCCCAGTGGCTGCGGCAGCGCTACGCCGACACGGTGAAGTTCACCGACGCCGACGTGGTGGCCGCCGCGACCAAGATGCGCACGCTGGTCACCGACGGCGACTTCGAGCAGGGCGCGCTGAACGTCAGCTACGCCCAGTCGATCACCAACTTCAACGCCGGCAAGGCCGCGATGTACCCGATGGGCAGCTGGTACCTCGGCTCGATCCCGAAGAGCGAGTGGAACGACATCGGGGTGTTCCCCTGGCCCACCGACGACGGCTCGGTCGTGGTGCCGTTCGCCGTGGGCGGCTCGATGGCCATCAGCGCCAGGACCCCGGACCTCAAGGCCGCCACCGCCTTCGCCGAGTCCTGGTCGCTGAACCCGTCCAACCTGAAGACCCTGATCACCGGCGACGGCGCGTTCCCGATGCTCAAGGGCAAGACCCTGGCCGACTTCGGCGTCACCGTCAGCCCGGCGTTCACCCAGTCGTACGCCTACGTGACGCAGCCGAACAACAAGGTCAGCTCGATCGGCTGGGCCACCAACGACGACGCCATGCCCGGCTCGCTCACCAACGACTTCTACGCGGCGGCGCAGGCGCTGTTCAACACCTCCGACGTGCGGGGCCAGCTGGCCAAGCTCGACCAGGACTGGGCCACCGCCACCCAGTGA
- a CDS encoding carbohydrate ABC transporter permease: protein MRWFRSAKQDAGLGLIAGLGLLLYIVFIVAPIFMSLNSSFTDESPLESQSRFVGLANYRTMLHDGELHATLAFTLLLAVGVTVMANAVGVLFAVLLNRTQLHYRVLRTLAFLPQVISGVIVGFVWKTIFTEDGILNTLLTHLGVISTPVQWLGTPHLAQFSVGVVVTWVLSGFTTVVYLAALQSIPGELYDASSIDGASTFQQFRMITLRMVAPATTISVTISLITVLKLYDIITVLTSGGPAFSTESTAQYIVKVAFTNDQFGYASAIAIALLLLSAVIALTVTGLLRRREVDL, encoded by the coding sequence GTGCGCTGGTTTCGCAGCGCCAAACAGGACGCCGGACTCGGGCTGATCGCCGGTCTGGGACTGCTCCTGTACATCGTCTTCATCGTCGCACCCATCTTCATGAGCCTGAACAGCAGCTTCACCGACGAGAGCCCGCTGGAGTCGCAGAGCCGCTTCGTCGGGCTCGCCAACTACCGCACCATGCTGCACGACGGCGAACTGCACGCGACCCTCGCCTTCACCCTGCTCCTGGCCGTGGGCGTGACCGTCATGGCCAACGCCGTCGGCGTGCTCTTCGCGGTCCTGCTCAACCGCACCCAGCTGCACTACCGCGTGCTGCGGACACTGGCGTTCCTGCCGCAGGTCATCTCCGGGGTGATCGTCGGCTTCGTCTGGAAGACCATCTTCACCGAGGACGGCATCCTCAACACCCTGCTGACCCACCTCGGCGTGATCAGCACCCCGGTGCAGTGGCTCGGCACACCGCACCTGGCCCAGTTCTCCGTGGGCGTCGTGGTCACCTGGGTCCTGTCCGGCTTCACCACCGTGGTCTACCTGGCCGCGCTGCAGAGCATCCCGGGCGAGCTCTACGACGCCAGCTCCATCGACGGCGCGAGCACCTTCCAGCAGTTCCGGATGATCACGCTGCGCATGGTCGCCCCGGCCACCACCATCAGCGTCACCATCTCGCTGATCACGGTACTGAAGCTGTACGACATCATCACCGTGCTCACCTCCGGCGGTCCGGCCTTCTCCACCGAGTCAACCGCGCAGTACATCGTCAAGGTGGCCTTCACCAACGACCAGTTCGGCTACGCCTCGGCGATCGCGATCGCCCTGCTGCTGCTGTCCGCGGTCATCGCCCTGACCGTCACCGGTCTGCTACGCCGCAGGGAGGTCGATCTGTGA